A stretch of Desulfobacter hydrogenophilus DNA encodes these proteins:
- a CDS encoding DUF6125 family protein, whose translation MQDSTPFQAQDLTPDMQKKQLIDMFTRIVVHYGLWFNEVQHQMGMEKALTALDTATQSSIAILMKHLSRTLEFELEQGMPKALMSLDDATTEKLMAAVGKSWLANDGVWFQAVEFEHGMNDAKRCNDSCWARFSPFEAHRIKNILSLGKHPGLEGLKKALNFRMYAFINEQSIVEETEDSFVFQMNECRVQRARIRKGLDDYPCKSGGLVEYACFAEGVDDRIKTECIGCPPDPHPETWFCAWRFTLTQ comes from the coding sequence ATGCAAGATTCCACTCCGTTCCAAGCCCAGGACCTTACCCCTGATATGCAGAAAAAACAGCTGATCGACATGTTTACCCGTATTGTTGTACATTACGGCCTCTGGTTCAATGAGGTTCAGCATCAGATGGGCATGGAAAAGGCACTTACCGCTCTGGATACGGCCACACAATCTTCAATTGCCATTCTCATGAAACATCTGTCGCGCACCCTGGAGTTTGAATTGGAGCAGGGTATGCCCAAAGCATTGATGTCATTGGATGACGCCACAACCGAAAAACTGATGGCAGCCGTGGGAAAATCCTGGCTGGCCAATGATGGGGTCTGGTTCCAGGCCGTGGAATTTGAGCACGGTATGAACGATGCCAAGCGGTGCAATGACTCCTGTTGGGCCCGGTTTTCCCCCTTTGAAGCCCACCGTATAAAAAATATTCTGAGCCTGGGCAAACATCCGGGACTTGAGGGTTTGAAAAAAGCGTTAAATTTTAGGATGTACGCATTCATTAACGAGCAGAGCATTGTGGAAGAAACTGAGGACAGTTTTGTTTTCCAGATGAATGAATGCAGGGTCCAGCGGGCAAGGATCCGCAAGGGACTGGATGATTATCCCTGCAAGTCGGGCGGTCTTGTTGAGTACGCTTGTTTTGCCGAAGGCGTTGATGACAGAATTAAAACCGAATGTATCGGGTGCCCACCGGATCCCCATCCTGAAACTTGGTTCTGCGCATGGCGTTTTACCCTGACACAGTGA
- a CDS encoding TrmB family transcriptional regulator — protein MDKAAQITEHMKALGFSVYECKAYLALLEEYPLNGYALSKASGIPRSRIYEVLKSLIGKQMVFEQDDGKTKAYTPMDPEIFIRKLRSRFQEIFQDLTEYAGRLYREPKQDNRLVVIQGRDNILSFLAVLIKGAQERIAVSIWDEELCALTGELDAALDRGVMLRGIYFGSDNVYDDLVPHRRLQRYMAEKKERFLSVIVDRCHAVSGVVSRGADSKATWTRDEGFIEVSEDYIAHDLVVNLYSASLDRAGYEKFETFADNVHDRFFHYSKKELDVFRRLIE, from the coding sequence ATGGATAAGGCTGCACAGATCACCGAACATATGAAAGCTTTAGGGTTTTCTGTCTATGAATGCAAGGCATATCTGGCGCTTCTGGAAGAGTATCCCCTGAATGGATATGCCCTGAGCAAGGCCTCTGGTATTCCCCGGTCCCGGATTTATGAGGTGCTTAAAAGTCTGATTGGCAAGCAGATGGTGTTTGAACAAGATGACGGAAAAACAAAGGCATATACACCCATGGACCCGGAGATTTTTATCAGAAAGCTTCGATCCCGGTTTCAGGAGATTTTTCAGGATTTGACCGAGTATGCAGGCCGGCTGTACCGGGAACCTAAACAGGACAACCGGCTGGTCGTGATTCAGGGGCGGGACAACATCCTGTCCTTTCTGGCTGTCCTGATCAAGGGGGCACAAGAGCGCATTGCCGTATCCATCTGGGATGAAGAACTTTGCGCTTTGACCGGGGAACTGGATGCCGCCCTTGACCGGGGCGTGATGCTTCGCGGCATCTATTTCGGTTCAGATAATGTTTATGACGACCTTGTGCCCCACCGCAGGCTTCAACGGTACATGGCGGAAAAAAAAGAGCGGTTTTTATCCGTGATCGTGGATCGCTGCCATGCCGTGTCCGGTGTTGTGTCCCGGGGGGCAGACTCAAAGGCTACCTGGACCCGGGATGAAGGCTTCATTGAGGTCAGTGAAGATTATATTGCCCATGATCTGGTGGTCAATCTTTATTCGGCTTCCCTGGATAGGGCAGGGTATGAGAAATTTGAAACTTTTGCCGATAATGTCCATGACCGGTTTTTTCACTATTCAAAAAAAGAGCTGGATGTTTTTCGTAGGCTTATTGAGTAA
- a CDS encoding AzlD domain-containing protein, which produces MDRSLIPLIFGMAAVTYLPRLAPFLFFSNARIPGRLDAFLKCIPVAAIGALIIPGAFTATPDLPWAGVAGMGFTLVYGLFKGGIIVPVLGAVAVAWLVLSSV; this is translated from the coding sequence ATGGATAGAAGTCTGATCCCTCTGATTTTCGGCATGGCCGCTGTTACCTATCTTCCGCGACTGGCTCCGTTCCTTTTTTTCAGCAATGCCCGAATACCCGGCCGCCTGGATGCCTTTTTAAAGTGTATCCCTGTGGCTGCCATCGGTGCCCTGATTATCCCGGGCGCTTTCACTGCCACACCGGATCTGCCCTGGGCCGGTGTGGCAGGCATGGGCTTTACCCTGGTCTACGGCCTTTTCAAAGGGGGCATCATCGTTCCCGTGCTTGGGGCCGTGGCAGTTGCCTGGCTGGTGTTAAGCAGTGTTTGA
- a CDS encoding AzlC family ABC transporter permease, with protein MQHSDTRDALKAGIPIFIGYFPAAVAFGVLARTTGTTFGEAMLFSIVVFAGASQFIALNLLATGMGPVGIILTTLLVNFRHFLMSAYLSTRICEKAVKYYLPMAFGVTDETFSVMSFTRKILTRQFVMLLELTAYTGWVSGTLAGFVLGRFMPAILTQSMGVALYALLLAILMPELKTSLRSLVLALASGLFNWFLVTVDVLPKGWSIIVCILLVASAGAFLNPDFIKKDNTHG; from the coding sequence ATGCAGCACTCAGACACCCGGGACGCCCTGAAAGCCGGTATTCCCATATTTATCGGATATTTTCCGGCCGCTGTGGCCTTTGGGGTTCTGGCCAGAACCACAGGAACCACATTTGGGGAAGCCATGTTGTTTTCCATTGTGGTCTTTGCCGGTGCCAGCCAATTCATCGCCCTAAATCTGCTGGCCACGGGCATGGGGCCGGTGGGTATTATCCTGACCACTTTGCTGGTGAATTTCCGGCACTTTCTCATGAGCGCCTATCTGTCCACCCGGATTTGTGAAAAAGCGGTAAAATATTATCTGCCCATGGCGTTTGGCGTGACCGATGAAACCTTTTCCGTGATGTCCTTTACCCGGAAAATTTTGACCAGACAGTTTGTCATGCTTCTGGAATTAACCGCTTATACCGGGTGGGTGTCCGGGACTCTGGCGGGATTTGTGCTGGGAAGATTTATGCCTGCCATTCTCACCCAGAGTATGGGCGTAGCCCTGTATGCCCTTCTTTTAGCCATTCTTATGCCGGAACTGAAAACCTCTTTGCGTTCTTTGGTTCTGGCGCTTGCTTCAGGACTGTTCAATTGGTTTCTGGTTACGGTGGATGTTTTGCCAAAAGGGTGGAGTATTATCGTTTGCATTCTGTTGGTTGCGTCTGCAGGCGCCTTTTTGAACCCTGATTTTATAAAGAAAGACAATACCCATGGATAG
- a CDS encoding DUF5320 domain-containing protein has product MEDTDGTVTDRVSSPDNIKKKGENIMPGFNQTGPQGLGPMTGRGQGVCGNRNMTGAGYGTGYGAGYGGRGCGRGFGGGRGMGRGMGRGFGLAAAPGAVNETTLQDRARMLEEELNAIKAQLNTMPEDK; this is encoded by the coding sequence GTGGAAGATACGGACGGCACCGTAACAGACAGGGTCAGCAGCCCTGATAATATAAAAAAGAAAGGAGAAAATATCATGCCTGGATTTAATCAGACAGGACCACAAGGATTAGGACCCATGACTGGAAGAGGACAAGGGGTTTGCGGAAACCGCAACATGACCGGTGCCGGATACGGAACTGGCTATGGCGCAGGTTATGGCGGACGGGGATGCGGCCGAGGATTTGGTGGTGGCAGAGGTATGGGTCGCGGCATGGGCCGCGGGTTTGGCCTCGCTGCTGCGCCTGGGGCGGTAAATGAAACCACACTTCAGGACAGGGCCAGAATGCTGGAAGAAGAGCTCAACGCCATTAAGGCACAGTTAAATACCATGCCTGAAGACAAATAA
- a CDS encoding sensor domain-containing diguanylate cyclase: MRLKLGYFGFYFLRLYLVSIILFLGISIAFYLTANQARINTFKAHEIINIEQQEEIIRHDIQAIVSDLTLLAEDYFLQDLFVDSTDLDLYRVEEAFLVFARNKKKYDQLRFIGHNGMEMVRVDWNSGNPVALPRDRLQNKSQRYYFRDTMSLARGELFISPFDLNVEHGKVEEPKKPMIRFAIPVFNKDGGKSGMVIINFLGGHILEDLDKLNKNVTGNVLLLNKDGFYLRSINPAEEFGFMFPEKKNANFAKDYPLAWQKISVQDSGQFATHDGLFSFVSIHPLFEGLRSSTGSPEAFSKSASHLSARGYVWKIVSHVPARALNAHIYPDLRLFITTNFMLLGLIGVGCWLAADAAFKRKQAELELKNLATRDTLTDLPNRKLLYDRLAQLLAQAERSKQKIAVLFIDLDKFKQINDGFGHEAGDIVLKQTALRLTTALRRGDTVARMGGDEFVALLADVKDDETVNAVAQKLIDVIGQTIQIDSQGETTNQSVGASIGISIYPTNGEDIDSLINAADTAMYLAKKAGRNRYARM, from the coding sequence ATGCGGCTCAAATTGGGATATTTCGGTTTTTATTTTTTACGGCTCTATCTTGTTTCTATCATTCTTTTCCTCGGTATATCCATCGCCTTTTATTTAACTGCCAACCAGGCAAGAATCAACACTTTCAAAGCCCATGAGATCATCAATATTGAACAACAAGAGGAGATAATCCGCCATGATATCCAGGCCATTGTCTCTGATTTGACACTTCTTGCTGAGGACTATTTTCTCCAGGATTTGTTTGTTGACAGCACAGACCTTGACTTGTATCGGGTGGAGGAGGCATTTCTCGTGTTTGCCCGTAATAAGAAAAAATATGATCAATTAAGATTTATTGGCCACAACGGCATGGAGATGGTCAGGGTGGATTGGAATTCCGGCAATCCAGTTGCCTTACCCCGTGATCGGTTACAGAATAAATCCCAAAGGTATTATTTCCGGGATACAATGAGTTTGGCCAGGGGAGAACTTTTTATTTCTCCATTTGATCTTAATGTTGAACACGGCAAGGTAGAAGAGCCGAAAAAACCAATGATTCGTTTTGCAATCCCGGTTTTTAACAAGGATGGTGGAAAATCCGGTATGGTCATTATCAACTTTTTAGGTGGGCATATTCTTGAAGATTTGGACAAATTAAATAAAAATGTTACAGGGAATGTTTTGCTGCTGAATAAGGATGGATTTTATTTGCGCAGCATTAACCCGGCAGAAGAATTTGGGTTTATGTTCCCTGAAAAGAAAAATGCCAATTTTGCTAAAGATTATCCTCTGGCGTGGCAAAAGATATCCGTCCAGGATAGCGGCCAGTTTGCTACCCATGACGGCTTGTTTAGTTTTGTGAGCATTCATCCGTTGTTTGAAGGGCTTCGATCCAGTACCGGTTCCCCCGAGGCCTTTTCAAAAAGCGCGTCACATCTTTCCGCAAGGGGTTACGTGTGGAAAATTGTTTCCCATGTCCCTGCCCGCGCGCTGAACGCGCACATCTATCCTGATCTGCGACTTTTTATAACGACTAATTTCATGCTGTTGGGTTTAATCGGGGTCGGCTGCTGGTTAGCGGCAGATGCGGCTTTTAAACGCAAACAGGCTGAACTGGAACTTAAAAATCTGGCCACCCGTGATACGTTAACCGATTTACCTAACCGTAAGCTTCTTTACGACAGGCTTGCGCAACTTCTTGCTCAGGCGGAAAGAAGTAAACAAAAGATCGCTGTTCTTTTTATAGATTTGGATAAGTTCAAACAGATTAATGACGGGTTCGGCCATGAGGCCGGCGATATTGTTTTAAAACAAACTGCCCTGCGCCTGACAACTGCCTTGCGCAGGGGCGATACTGTGGCTAGAATGGGAGGGGATGAGTTTGTCGCTCTGCTTGCCGATGTCAAAGACGATGAGACAGTTAATGCTGTGGCCCAGAAACTTATAGATGTGATCGGCCAGACCATTCAGATTGACAGCCAAGGGGAAACAACAAATCAGTCTGTTGGGGCCAGTATAGGTATCAGCATCTATCCCACAAATGGTGAGGATATTGACAGTTTGATTAATGCTGCAGATACAGCCATGTATCTTGCCAAAAAGGCAGGCCGGAACCGGTATGCCAGGATGTAA
- a CDS encoding tetratricopeptide repeat protein — MGLKEELEEKAESCDAPEEYIGVAKEIVEGLDDKDWAVELMEEGAEWAQTYDEAVVYAEAAKEFIGDDDVVGNFLSNAKMLCMSAADFIGLGTAAGKLGLDDMAKEMNEAAMGKCTKLTDFLTLSNELTKTDPEMAKQVMDKAFEKCTKPEDFVSFAKSILDTTKDKDKATEIYEKGMAAATTADGFSALAAGAIKDLGDKDFARAIYEKAVGSLEKGDELLKFAVIVKEQLDDNDFTLSIYKKAEDKYTKFDEYLKLAKASFENTGDKAFASGVYQKAAATNPDCAQLVSLALAMANDLGDTAAALPVLKQAQAAVKNNADFIKTADAILDVAKDDKAWTDAIAFQKAKREEFGKMYDNFALRENEITNCAPMRTLAVKVFKETGDKFYAAKLYKKSENLTIHFSDFIKLAAAIHADLNDAEWIKEIYTALLDKCKSFGDYNTLTNAIQDTLGDSAWVKEIYKGLEKKATGNGDLMKLAAVAIQKFNDKEWAQKLVSGVAGKAKTVYDFTFAGGATLNLLGDKDAALALYKSAEGLCRSKQDYAALVALVKQQTSDKTILSELLVLGRQKLTEFSDQIFLAEAFLVDAQDAENAAAVYEEAELNALSNDTLSQLSTSVSGRLGDTKWASRILAKIR, encoded by the coding sequence ATGGGACTCAAAGAAGAACTGGAAGAAAAAGCGGAAAGCTGTGATGCGCCGGAAGAGTACATTGGTGTGGCCAAGGAGATCGTAGAAGGTCTGGATGACAAGGACTGGGCGGTTGAGCTGATGGAAGAGGGTGCTGAATGGGCCCAGACCTATGATGAGGCTGTGGTTTATGCCGAGGCAGCCAAAGAGTTTATCGGTGATGATGACGTGGTGGGCAACTTTCTTTCCAACGCCAAAATGCTGTGCATGAGCGCTGCAGATTTCATAGGCCTTGGTACTGCTGCAGGCAAGCTTGGCCTGGATGATATGGCCAAGGAGATGAATGAGGCTGCCATGGGCAAATGCACCAAGCTCACCGATTTCCTTACTTTGAGCAATGAGCTTACTAAAACCGATCCAGAAATGGCCAAACAGGTTATGGACAAAGCCTTTGAAAAGTGTACCAAACCCGAGGATTTTGTCTCCTTTGCCAAATCTATTCTGGATACCACCAAGGACAAGGATAAAGCCACAGAAATTTATGAAAAAGGCATGGCTGCCGCCACCACAGCTGACGGATTCAGCGCCCTTGCCGCAGGCGCCATAAAAGATCTGGGAGATAAAGATTTTGCCCGGGCCATTTATGAAAAAGCCGTTGGGTCCCTGGAAAAAGGGGATGAGCTGCTCAAGTTTGCCGTGATCGTTAAAGAACAGCTGGATGACAATGATTTTACGCTGTCAATTTATAAAAAAGCCGAAGATAAGTATACAAAGTTTGATGAATACCTGAAATTGGCCAAAGCAAGTTTCGAAAATACCGGTGACAAGGCATTTGCCTCAGGCGTATACCAGAAAGCGGCTGCCACCAATCCGGACTGCGCACAACTGGTTTCCCTGGCCCTGGCCATGGCCAATGACCTGGGGGATACCGCTGCTGCCCTGCCCGTATTGAAACAGGCCCAGGCTGCCGTGAAAAATAATGCGGATTTCATTAAAACCGCTGATGCCATTCTTGATGTGGCCAAGGACGACAAAGCATGGACCGACGCCATTGCTTTCCAGAAAGCCAAGCGTGAAGAGTTCGGCAAAATGTACGATAATTTTGCCCTTCGGGAAAATGAAATCACCAATTGTGCACCCATGCGCACTCTGGCCGTTAAAGTGTTTAAAGAAACCGGTGATAAATTTTATGCAGCCAAACTGTATAAAAAGTCCGAAAACCTTACCATTCATTTCAGCGATTTTATTAAGCTTGCTGCTGCCATCCATGCAGATCTCAATGATGCGGAATGGATTAAAGAGATCTATACGGCACTTCTGGACAAATGCAAAAGCTTTGGTGATTACAACACCCTGACCAATGCCATCCAGGATACCCTTGGGGACAGTGCCTGGGTCAAAGAGATCTATAAAGGCCTGGAGAAAAAGGCTACGGGCAACGGCGATCTCATGAAACTTGCCGCTGTGGCCATTCAGAAGTTCAATGATAAAGAGTGGGCACAAAAACTTGTCAGTGGCGTAGCCGGCAAAGCCAAGACCGTTTACGACTTTACCTTTGCAGGCGGTGCTACCCTGAACCTGCTTGGAGACAAGGACGCAGCTTTAGCTCTGTATAAATCCGCTGAAGGCCTTTGCCGTAGTAAACAGGACTATGCCGCTCTGGTGGCGTTGGTTAAACAGCAGACTTCGGACAAGACCATTCTTTCAGAACTGTTGGTCCTGGGTCGCCAAAAACTGACCGAATTCAGCGACCAGATCTTTTTGGCTGAAGCCTTTCTGGTCGATGCCCAAGATGCTGAAAATGCGGCTGCCGTGTATGAAGAGGCAGAGCTTAACGCCTTGAGCAATGATACATTGTCCCAGTTAAGCACCAGCGTTTCAGGTCGTCTGGGTGATACCAAATGGGCATCCCGGATTTTAGCTAAAATAAGATAA
- a CDS encoding nickel/cobalt transporter: MDPDNSYILCPNRPFIKQFSLIFFIIIIIALGLSFVTYGTAHANPFTRKNTNPVPQRQDDSLQPAPKISKSPTPGSAVPDSNIMERIIFFQMKIKEKMTVLIRQAKKTGETGPLLWVLAAAFAYGMVHSAGPGHGKALALSYIVSIKPTLPRALAFGNILAISHGMSGAALVFCVKFLLQASISGTLASVTRTTQIASYSLIIILGLFLFLRKLPVWKKFKPVKDTSVEDTGATVDAKSILPAVFIGMIPCPGVVLVVLFCLSLGLPGLGIMLACAITLGMASTLSLVVLTAMAGKVALLAPLPRRFSFSKNAGDILEALAGLILCAISFMLLLTVLNP; encoded by the coding sequence ATGGACCCTGACAATTCTTACATCCTGTGCCCAAACAGACCGTTTATTAAACAGTTCTCGCTGATTTTTTTCATTATAATAATTATTGCATTAGGCCTTTCTTTTGTCACATACGGTACAGCCCATGCCAACCCCTTTACCCGGAAAAACACAAATCCTGTGCCCCAGCGCCAGGATGATTCTTTGCAACCGGCACCCAAAATTTCCAAATCCCCAACGCCGGGCTCAGCTGTCCCAGACTCAAATATTATGGAACGAATCATTTTTTTCCAGATGAAAATCAAGGAAAAAATGACAGTCCTTATCAGGCAGGCAAAAAAAACCGGAGAAACCGGGCCGCTTTTATGGGTTCTGGCAGCGGCCTTTGCATACGGGATGGTGCACTCTGCCGGTCCCGGCCACGGCAAGGCCCTTGCCTTATCTTATATTGTCTCGATTAAGCCAACGCTTCCCCGGGCCCTTGCCTTTGGCAACATCCTGGCCATCAGCCATGGGATGTCCGGAGCAGCGCTGGTTTTTTGCGTCAAATTTCTTCTGCAGGCATCCATTTCAGGCACCCTTGCGTCGGTCACCCGGACCACCCAGATTGCAAGTTATTCACTGATTATTATTCTGGGACTATTTCTTTTTTTGCGTAAACTGCCGGTGTGGAAAAAATTTAAACCGGTTAAAGATACGTCTGTTGAAGACACCGGGGCAACCGTGGATGCCAAGTCCATTTTACCAGCTGTTTTCATTGGCATGATTCCCTGCCCCGGCGTTGTGTTAGTTGTTCTGTTCTGTCTGTCATTAGGGTTGCCCGGCTTAGGCATTATGCTGGCCTGTGCCATCACCCTTGGCATGGCATCAACGCTCTCCTTGGTCGTGCTGACGGCCATGGCCGGGAAAGTCGCTCTTCTTGCTCCCCTGCCCCGGCGTTTCTCTTTTTCAAAAAATGCAGGAGATATACTTGAAGCACTGGCAGGTTTAATCCTTTGCGCAATCTCTTTTATGCTTCTTCTCACAGTTTTAAATCCTTAA
- a CDS encoding type IA DNA topoisomerase, producing MTDLILTEKFSVASDFAKALGVKTKSEGYFISKAFIITWAVGHLVTLYEPEDYDKAMKRWRLDTLPLIPQSFEYKPIKQSYKQFKIIKALLLKQNFGRLIIATDAGREGEVIARTILMKAGFLDKSRILRFWTSQALVPEVVRSAMANLKPITDYDRLWRAGYYRQVSDWLIGMNCTRVLTVRLKDLFSVGRVQTAVLALLADRKKEREQFKPEPYWTLKATFFNDKGEWTGTWFRQKNTRLTKQKDAQAIYKRLTQTTDPGEVLTVKKEEKTELPPLLFSLTDLQQEANRRFGFSAKKTLNLAQALYQDKKCLSYPRTDSRVMGTQNLEMVKKILETLEKTYPELLAGINPTQVSLSNKRVFNDAKLTDHHALIPFKPVPPRASTDEKKLFDLVIRRFAAAFHSPCRFENTRVVTRLNRETFQTLGKVILSKGWQQVFQVRIKDEKTVEHLPPLAPGDKALVKKIDLNEKKTIPPPDYTDSLLLKDMTNPGRYVAEEAVKKLFRGDIGIGTQSTRAQIIETLITRNYVVRSGKQLVATEKGGYLVDLLRKCPVSSVLTSPDETARWEMSLNNIALGNQDNSHFLTRIKSFVSQSVDELKSTPFNIKEFKTETIVVGNCPDCNNEVRETRKAYACSNQDCQFVIWKKIAGKTISAKMATNLLKYRRSGPFNGFRSKKKSSFQPVWLSRRKMGDIRLHLILTGLVLDRMLSRLLVQEYPQDKNLIKNQKSRQIYQLSSARSAQAGSLKGKKGLDALIGVLNKGTAGL from the coding sequence ATGACTGATTTGATCCTCACAGAAAAATTTTCAGTGGCCTCTGATTTTGCTAAAGCATTAGGAGTAAAGACCAAAAGCGAAGGATACTTTATCAGTAAGGCCTTTATTATTACCTGGGCCGTTGGCCACCTGGTGACCCTCTACGAGCCTGAAGACTATGACAAGGCCATGAAGAGGTGGCGTTTGGATACCCTGCCACTAATCCCGCAATCCTTCGAATACAAGCCGATCAAGCAAAGTTATAAGCAATTTAAAATCATCAAGGCCCTGTTACTCAAGCAAAATTTTGGACGACTCATTATTGCAACCGATGCTGGACGTGAAGGAGAAGTTATTGCACGGACCATCCTGATGAAAGCCGGGTTCCTGGATAAGAGCCGAATCCTGAGATTCTGGACCAGTCAGGCGTTAGTACCGGAAGTTGTCAGGTCGGCTATGGCGAATTTAAAGCCCATCACCGATTATGACCGGCTCTGGCGGGCAGGATATTACCGTCAGGTATCTGACTGGCTCATCGGCATGAACTGCACCCGGGTACTTACAGTCCGATTAAAAGATCTCTTTTCAGTGGGGCGGGTCCAAACAGCGGTACTGGCTCTGCTCGCTGACCGGAAAAAGGAGAGAGAACAATTTAAACCTGAGCCCTATTGGACTCTGAAAGCTACTTTTTTTAATGACAAAGGAGAGTGGACCGGCACCTGGTTCAGGCAAAAAAACACCCGACTGACAAAACAAAAGGATGCTCAGGCCATTTATAAGCGCCTGACCCAGACCACAGATCCTGGAGAGGTGCTGACCGTAAAAAAAGAGGAGAAAACGGAACTTCCCCCGCTTCTCTTTTCCCTGACTGATCTCCAGCAGGAAGCCAATAGACGATTCGGATTTTCTGCAAAAAAGACCCTTAACCTGGCCCAGGCATTGTATCAGGATAAAAAGTGCCTATCCTATCCGAGAACCGATTCAAGGGTGATGGGCACCCAGAATTTAGAAATGGTTAAAAAGATACTTGAAACACTGGAAAAGACCTATCCTGAGCTGTTGGCAGGCATCAATCCCACACAGGTCTCCCTGTCAAACAAAAGAGTGTTCAATGATGCAAAACTGACCGACCACCATGCACTGATTCCTTTTAAGCCGGTTCCTCCCAGGGCCAGTACAGATGAGAAAAAGTTATTTGACCTGGTGATCCGGCGATTTGCCGCGGCCTTTCATTCTCCATGTCGTTTTGAAAATACTCGTGTTGTAACCCGCCTCAACAGAGAAACTTTCCAGACGCTGGGAAAGGTCATCCTGTCAAAGGGCTGGCAGCAAGTCTTCCAGGTGAGAATCAAGGATGAAAAAACGGTAGAACATTTACCACCTTTGGCACCAGGTGATAAAGCCCTGGTCAAGAAAATAGACCTCAATGAAAAAAAAACCATCCCACCTCCCGACTATACAGATTCGCTACTCTTAAAGGATATGACCAATCCAGGGCGATATGTTGCCGAAGAGGCGGTAAAAAAACTTTTCCGAGGAGATATCGGCATCGGCACCCAGTCTACCCGGGCCCAGATCATTGAAACGCTTATCACAAGGAATTATGTGGTCCGATCCGGCAAACAATTGGTGGCAACAGAAAAAGGGGGTTATCTGGTGGATTTACTCAGGAAGTGCCCTGTCTCTTCAGTGCTCACATCACCAGATGAGACGGCTCGTTGGGAGATGAGCCTGAACAACATTGCTTTAGGAAATCAAGATAACAGCCATTTCTTGACCAGGATTAAAAGCTTTGTTTCCCAGTCCGTAGATGAGCTTAAGTCAACTCCTTTTAATATAAAAGAATTTAAAACCGAGACTATTGTTGTAGGTAACTGCCCTGACTGCAATAATGAAGTCCGAGAGACCCGCAAGGCTTATGCTTGCAGCAATCAAGACTGTCAATTTGTCATATGGAAAAAGATAGCAGGTAAAACCATCTCTGCAAAAATGGCAACCAATCTTCTGAAATATCGGAGATCAGGTCCCTTTAACGGGTTTCGCTCGAAAAAAAAAAGCAGTTTTCAGCCTGTCTGGTTATCAAGAAGGAAAATGGGCGACATCAGGTTACATTTGATTTTGACAGGCCTGGTACTGGACAGGATGTTGAGCCGGCTTCTGGTTCAAGAGTATCCTCAGGACAAGAATCTAATAAAAAATCAGAAATCCCGACAGATTTATCAGCTTTCGTCTGCCCGGTCTGCGCAGGCAGGATCATTGAAGGGAAAAAAGGGGTTGGATGCGCTAATTGGCGTCCTGAACAAGGGAACTGCAGGTTTGTGA